The following are from one region of the Dreissena polymorpha isolate Duluth1 chromosome 2, UMN_Dpol_1.0, whole genome shotgun sequence genome:
- the LOC127869628 gene encoding uncharacterized protein LOC127869628, whose protein sequence is MKFKPKKSRSLTIKKGKDTKRFTLQVQGEDIPSIIDSPVKCLGKWYDASLKDTNNITRVKKQLQDGLKLIDQTGLPGKFKAWLYQHGLLPMLMWPLMLYEIATTTVEGFERVINWHLRRWLGVPSSFTSIGLYGRTNQLQLPMTSLVEEFNVAKGRLVVTLKESSDDMIWKAGIETRTGRKWSASQAVAQAESRLRHKDIVGTTAKGRQGLGSTKPQRWSTAGKKERSQMVQHEIRLSEEEDRRARVVGMGGQCAWTQWQTTERHLTWVDIWHYQPLRLKFLLRSVYELLPSPVNLHRLGLVEDPKCQLCDKPGTMQHTLSSCQTALTQGRYRWRHDTVLKS, encoded by the coding sequence ATGAAGTTCAAACCCAAGAAGTCAAGGAGCCTGACCATCAAGAAGGGAAAGGACACCAAAAGATTCACTCTACAGGTGCAAGGGGAAGACATTCCATCCATTATTGACAGTCCAGTCAAGTGCCTCGGCAAATGGTACGACGCCAGCCTGAAGGACACTAACAACATCACTAGAGTAAAAAAACAGCTCCAAGATGGCCTGAAGCTTATAGACCAGACAGGACTTCCAGGCAAGTTTAAGGCATGGCTCTACCAACATGGGTTACTACCTATGCTTATGTGGCCCCTTATGCTGTACGAGATAGCTACAACCACTGTAGAAGGGTTCGAGAGAGTGATCAACTGGCATCTCCGGAGATGGCTTGGTGTCCCTTCTAGTTTCACCAGCATTGGACTGTATGGCAGAACCAACCAACTTCAACTCCCAATGACCTCACTAGTTGAAGAGTTCAATGTTGCCAAAGGAAGACTGGTGGTAACCCTCAAAGAGTCATCAGATGACATGATATGGAAGGCAGGCATCGAGACACGCACAGGGCGAAAGTGGTCAGCAAGCCAGGCAGTCGCCCAGGCAGAAAGCAggctacgacacaaagacatcgtAGGCACCACAGCTAAAGGAAGACAAGGCCTGGGCAGTACAAAACCACAACGCTGGAGCACTGCCGGTAAGAAAGAAAGGAGCCAAATGGTCCAGCATGAGATCAGGCTTTCAGAAGAGGAAGACAGGCGCGCCAGAGTAGTCGGGATGGGAGGACAGTGCGCATGGACACAATGGCAGACCACAGAAAGACACCTGACATGGGTAGACATTTGGCACTACCAACCACTACGACTCAAATTCCTACTGAGATCCGTATATGAGCTGCTGCCATCTCCAGTCAATCTACACAGATTGGGGTTAGTGGAAGACCCAAAGTGTCAGCTGTGCGACAAACCAGGAACCATGCAGCACACCCTATCATCTTGCCAGACAGCGCTAACACAAGGCCGCTACAGATGGAGGCACGACACGGTCCTCAAGAGCTAG